One window from the genome of Pseudomonas fluorescens encodes:
- the narL gene encoding two-component system response regulator NarL, with protein sequence MNAPLRHTLLLVDDHPMMRRGIRQMLELEDDLQIVGEASHGEEALSLIEPLQPDLVLLDNNMPQMNGIETLRRLRAMHYTGKVLLFTVSDAEDDIRDALRLDANGYLLKDMEPELLIQYIRDALNGALVISPGLTRVMAQALRSPPRQADVELTERERQVLKTIAGGYSNKVIGHKLGITEGTVKVHVKNLLHKLGLRSRVEAAVWAMEHLRGAG encoded by the coding sequence ATGAACGCCCCCCTGCGTCACACCCTGCTACTGGTCGACGATCACCCGATGATGCGTCGCGGGATCCGCCAGATGCTCGAGCTCGAAGACGACTTGCAGATCGTTGGCGAAGCCAGCCACGGCGAAGAAGCCCTGAGCCTGATCGAACCGCTCCAGCCCGACCTGGTGTTGCTGGACAACAACATGCCGCAGATGAACGGCATCGAGACCCTGCGCCGGCTGCGCGCCATGCACTACACCGGCAAGGTGCTGTTGTTCACCGTGTCCGATGCCGAGGACGACATCCGCGATGCCCTGCGCCTGGACGCCAACGGTTACCTGCTCAAGGATATGGAGCCGGAGCTGCTGATCCAGTACATCCGCGACGCCCTCAACGGTGCCCTGGTGATCAGCCCCGGGCTGACCCGCGTCATGGCCCAGGCCCTGCGCTCGCCACCGCGCCAGGCCGATGTGGAACTGACCGAACGCGAACGCCAGGTGCTCAAGACCATCGCCGGCGGCTACAGCAACAAGGTCATCGGCCACAAGCTGGGCATCACCGAAGGCACGGTCAAGGTCCATGTGAAGAACCTGCTGCACAAGCTCGGCCTGCGCTCGCGGGTGGAGGCGGCGGTGTGGGCGATGGAACATTTGCGCGGGGCCGGTTAG
- a CDS encoding Crp/Fnr family transcriptional regulator, with the protein MLTHPSIVLLLRRHHLFSQLPERVFEDVCNLAVLKRLACNSTLMHQGDPAKRFFLLVSGQIKLFRVTGEGQENLVEIIQPGQTFAEALLFSQARCYPVSASAIKESVLVSIEGTHYRKALEDQPKVCLAILASMSIHLHQRLKDIDNLTLASASRRVINFLLQERDPRDGQVVLQVSKRLVASKLGIQPETFSRILHRLVDGGLIAMERRNIRILAEEALEAYQQ; encoded by the coding sequence ATGCTGACCCACCCTTCCATCGTTTTACTGTTGCGTCGTCATCACCTGTTCAGCCAGTTGCCGGAGCGGGTCTTTGAAGATGTCTGCAACCTCGCCGTGCTCAAGCGCCTGGCCTGCAACAGCACGCTCATGCACCAGGGCGACCCGGCCAAGCGGTTTTTCTTGCTGGTCAGCGGCCAGATCAAGCTGTTCCGGGTCACTGGCGAGGGCCAGGAGAACCTGGTGGAAATCATCCAGCCCGGGCAGACCTTCGCCGAGGCCCTGCTGTTCAGCCAGGCCCGTTGCTACCCGGTCAGCGCATCGGCGATCAAGGAGAGTGTGCTGGTGAGTATCGAAGGCACCCATTACCGCAAGGCCCTGGAGGACCAGCCCAAGGTCTGCCTGGCGATCCTGGCGAGCATGAGCATCCACCTGCACCAGCGCCTCAAGGATATCGATAACCTGACCCTGGCCAGTGCCAGTCGGCGGGTCATCAACTTTTTGCTCCAGGAGCGCGACCCACGGGACGGCCAGGTGGTCCTGCAGGTTTCCAAACGCCTGGTGGCCTCCAAACTGGGGATCCAGCCGGAAACCTTTTCGCGGATTCTTCATCGTCTGGTGGACGGCGGCCTGATCGCCATGGAGCGGCGCAACATTCGCATCCTGGCCGAAGAGGCGCTGGAGGCTTACCAGCAATAG
- the pdxH gene encoding pyridoxamine 5'-phosphate oxidase has product MPLSLAKMRRQYTLDGLDEAQAPDDPLILFGLWMQQARETESPPVEANSMALATVDEQGRPHCRVLLLKGFDAQGFSFFGNYESAKGQDLATNPWAAMTFFWPGLERQVRIEGPVEKLDPALSDAYFESRSAGSRLGAWASPQSRPLADRAALETLLAQTEQRFADHPVPRPDHWGGYCLRPERLEFWQGRADRLHDRLDYRLRDGAWQRSRLAP; this is encoded by the coding sequence ATGCCCCTTTCCCTGGCCAAAATGCGCCGCCAGTACACCCTCGACGGCCTGGATGAAGCCCAGGCACCGGACGATCCCCTGATCCTGTTCGGGCTCTGGATGCAACAAGCCCGCGAGACCGAAAGCCCGCCGGTGGAAGCCAACAGCATGGCCCTGGCGACGGTGGACGAGCAGGGCCGGCCCCATTGTCGGGTGCTGTTGCTCAAGGGTTTCGACGCCCAGGGTTTTTCGTTTTTCGGCAACTATGAAAGCGCCAAGGGACAGGACCTGGCGACGAATCCCTGGGCGGCCATGACGTTTTTCTGGCCGGGGCTGGAGCGGCAAGTACGCATCGAAGGGCCGGTCGAAAAACTCGATCCGGCGCTGTCGGATGCCTATTTCGAGTCCCGTTCCGCAGGCAGTCGCCTGGGTGCCTGGGCGTCGCCACAAAGTCGCCCACTGGCAGATCGGGCCGCGCTGGAAACCTTGCTGGCGCAGACGGAACAACGCTTCGCCGATCACCCCGTGCCGCGTCCCGACCATTGGGGCGGTTATTGCCTGCGGCCCGAACGCCTGGAGTTCTGGCAGGGCCGCGCCGACCGTTTGCACGATCGCCTCGACTACCGCCTGCGCGATGGCGCCTGGCAGCGTAGCCGCCTGGCACCCTGA
- a CDS encoding putative zinc-binding protein yields MKAPSVLPLVYSCSGCSNVAQLANTVALRLDRAGLAEMSCIVGVGGHVAPLVNKARSGRRIIALDGCPLQCVQACLQQHDLEADVHVILSQLGWRKRFGVDCSQEEGDVLFERLIAMIGGDQSP; encoded by the coding sequence ATGAAAGCCCCAAGCGTATTGCCCTTGGTGTACTCCTGTTCCGGTTGCTCCAACGTGGCGCAACTGGCCAACACCGTCGCCCTGCGCCTGGACCGCGCCGGCCTGGCCGAGATGTCCTGCATCGTTGGCGTGGGTGGGCATGTGGCGCCACTGGTCAACAAGGCACGATCGGGGCGACGGATCATTGCCCTGGACGGTTGCCCGTTACAGTGCGTGCAGGCGTGTTTGCAGCAGCATGACCTGGAGGCGGATGTGCATGTGATTTTGAGTCAGTTGGGCTGGCGCAAGCGTTTTGGGGTCGATTGCTCGCAAGAGGAGGGGGATGTGTTGTTCGAGCGGTTGATAGCGATGATAGGGGGTGATCAAAGCCCCTGA
- the moaB gene encoding molybdenum cofactor biosynthesis protein B — MAHLTQRLFQPLNIAVLTISDTRTFDTDTSGQTLADLLQTAGHVLIDRGLVKDDIYQIRAQVSQWIADPKVQVVLMTGGTGFTPRDNTPQAVAPLLDKQVDGFGELFRQVSLAQIGMSTLQSRALAGMSNGVLVCCLPGSPGACRTGWEQILAGQLDSRTGPCNFTPHLKPQDGIAPAACETRS, encoded by the coding sequence ATGGCCCATCTGACGCAACGCCTCTTTCAACCGCTGAACATCGCGGTCCTTACCATCAGCGATACACGAACCTTCGACACCGACACCTCGGGCCAGACCCTGGCGGACCTGCTGCAAACAGCTGGGCACGTGCTCATCGACCGCGGGCTGGTGAAGGACGATATCTACCAGATCCGCGCCCAGGTCTCCCAATGGATCGCCGACCCCAAGGTGCAGGTGGTGTTGATGACCGGCGGCACTGGTTTCACCCCGCGCGACAACACCCCCCAAGCCGTGGCGCCGTTGCTGGACAAGCAGGTGGACGGTTTCGGCGAGCTGTTCCGCCAGGTGTCGCTGGCGCAGATCGGCATGTCCACCCTGCAATCGCGGGCATTGGCGGGCATGAGCAATGGCGTGCTGGTGTGTTGCTTGCCAGGCTCGCCGGGGGCTTGTCGGACCGGTTGGGAGCAGATCCTGGCCGGACAACTGGACAGTCGCACCGGCCCGTGCAATTTCACTCCGCACCTCAAGCCCCAGGACGGCATCGCCCCTGCCGCATGCGAGACGCGCTCGTGA
- the norR gene encoding nitric oxide reductase transcriptional regulator NorR, translating into MLRESLAADLIVELPNAVRLQRLVQTLREYFNSGAVGLLRLDDDSLRPVATVGLVHEALGRRFVIAQHPRLAAIMASREPTWFEPDSRLPDPYDGLLDNHVGEPLPVHDCMGVSLYVEGRLWGAITLDALHAGTFDSRAREELKRCTLQIEAAVRVTRLEQENRSLRASRSDQTDLRLPAEEGEILGRSEGLQQLLNELDVLADSELPVLLLGETGVGKELFARRLHRLSRRGHKPLVQVNCAALPESLAESELFGHVKGAFSGATTDRAGRFDAANGGTLFLDEVGELPLSVQAKLLRTLQNGEIQRLGADKPLHVDVRIIAATNRHLPDSIRDGLFRADLYHRLSVYPVPIPPLRERGHDVLMLAGHFLELNRTRLGLRGLRLSPAAEQALLAYSWPGNVRELEHVISRAALKQLSRGASRSLIMTLEPQVLDLDVNANTATVHALLEAPLEAPDAPIQPLSEAVDGCQRQAILNALERCGQNWAGAARLLEVDPSNLHKLARRLGLK; encoded by the coding sequence ATGCTGCGTGAAAGCCTGGCCGCCGACCTGATCGTCGAGCTGCCCAATGCGGTGCGATTGCAGCGCCTGGTGCAGACCCTGCGCGAATACTTCAACAGTGGCGCCGTGGGGTTGCTGCGCCTGGACGATGACAGCCTCAGGCCCGTGGCGACCGTGGGCCTGGTCCACGAGGCGCTGGGACGGCGCTTCGTGATTGCCCAGCACCCGCGCCTGGCAGCGATCATGGCCTCGCGCGAGCCCACCTGGTTCGAGCCTGACAGTCGCTTGCCCGATCCTTATGACGGCTTGCTCGACAACCACGTTGGTGAACCGCTGCCGGTGCATGACTGCATGGGCGTAAGCCTGTACGTGGAAGGCCGGCTGTGGGGCGCGATCACCCTGGATGCGCTGCATGCCGGCACCTTCGACAGCCGCGCCCGGGAGGAACTCAAGCGCTGTACCTTGCAGATCGAGGCGGCGGTGCGGGTCACTCGACTTGAACAGGAAAACCGTAGCCTGCGGGCATCGCGCAGCGACCAGACGGACCTGCGCTTGCCAGCCGAGGAGGGCGAGATCCTTGGGCGCAGTGAAGGTTTGCAGCAACTGCTCAACGAGCTGGATGTGCTGGCCGACTCCGAACTGCCGGTGTTGTTGCTGGGGGAAACCGGTGTGGGCAAGGAGCTGTTTGCCCGCCGCTTGCATCGCCTGTCCCGGCGCGGTCACAAGCCGCTGGTCCAGGTCAACTGCGCGGCGTTGCCCGAGTCCCTGGCCGAAAGCGAGTTGTTCGGCCACGTCAAAGGCGCGTTCTCCGGGGCGACCACCGACCGCGCCGGGCGTTTCGATGCGGCCAACGGTGGCACGCTGTTTCTCGATGAGGTCGGTGAATTGCCGTTGAGCGTACAGGCCAAGTTGCTGCGCACTCTGCAGAACGGCGAGATCCAGCGCCTGGGGGCGGACAAGCCGCTGCACGTCGATGTGCGGATCATCGCCGCCACCAACCGGCACTTGCCCGACAGCATTCGCGACGGGCTGTTTCGCGCCGACCTGTACCACCGGCTTTCGGTCTACCCGGTGCCGATCCCGCCGTTGCGCGAGCGCGGCCACGATGTGTTGATGTTGGCCGGGCACTTTCTCGAACTGAACCGCACGCGACTGGGCCTGCGCGGCTTGCGCCTGTCACCGGCGGCCGAACAGGCGCTATTGGCGTACAGCTGGCCGGGTAATGTGCGGGAACTGGAACACGTGATCAGTCGCGCCGCGTTGAAGCAACTGAGTCGTGGTGCCAGTCGCAGCCTGATCATGACCCTGGAGCCGCAGGTGCTGGACCTGGATGTCAACGCCAATACCGCCACGGTCCATGCACTGCTGGAGGCACCCCTGGAGGCGCCCGATGCACCGATCCAGCCGTTGAGCGAAGCGGTCGATGGTTGCCAGCGACAGGCGATCCTCAACGCCCTGGAGCGTTGCGGGCAGAACTGGGCGGGGGCGGCGCGGCTGTTGGAAGTGGATCCGAGCAACTTGCATAAGCTGGCGCGGCGGTTGGGGCTCAAGTAG
- the glp gene encoding gephyrin-like molybdotransferase Glp has product MSGRVCDSGVLMPVDEAIRHLLDQAPPPPPVQRVGLDQALARVLAADILCPMNLPAWDNSAMDGYALRAADLPVDGGYLALAGRIAAGDEPGEPLQDGQVVRIFTGAPLPPGADTVVPQERCQVDGERVWLPSVNGGEHVRKEGEELRRGDRLLEAGTRLRAQELGLLAGAGVPQVDVYRPLQVGLLSSGDELREPGEPLAPGQIYNSNRHSLAALLRGWGVEVHDFGVMPDQLLASRQALRLAAAECDVLITSGGVSVGEEDHLKQAIEALGSIDLWRLAIQPGKPLAFGDVEGKPWLGLPGNPSAALITALIVVRPFLFRAQGMGNVLPVPLQLPAGFDWLKRNRRRQYLRARLVADANGHLCVTLHPQQSSAMLTAACWADGLAVVECEAQLHKHDKVLYLPFTDLMH; this is encoded by the coding sequence GTGAGCGGTCGGGTGTGCGACAGCGGCGTGCTGATGCCGGTGGATGAGGCGATCCGGCATTTGCTCGACCAGGCACCGCCGCCACCGCCCGTGCAACGGGTCGGCCTGGACCAGGCCCTGGCGCGTGTGTTGGCTGCCGATATCCTGTGCCCGATGAATCTGCCGGCCTGGGACAACAGCGCGATGGACGGCTATGCCCTGCGGGCCGCTGACCTGCCGGTTGACGGCGGCTACCTGGCGTTGGCCGGGCGCATCGCCGCCGGTGACGAGCCGGGCGAACCGTTGCAGGACGGGCAGGTCGTGCGGATTTTTACCGGTGCGCCGCTGCCACCGGGGGCCGACACGGTGGTGCCACAGGAGCGCTGCCAGGTCGATGGCGAGCGGGTCTGGTTGCCGTCGGTCAACGGCGGTGAGCATGTGCGAAAGGAAGGTGAGGAGCTGCGTCGAGGAGACCGGCTGCTTGAAGCCGGCACGCGCCTGCGCGCCCAGGAGTTGGGTTTGCTCGCCGGTGCCGGAGTCCCTCAGGTGGACGTCTATCGCCCCTTGCAAGTGGGCTTGCTCAGCAGCGGCGATGAGCTGCGCGAGCCGGGCGAGCCACTGGCGCCGGGGCAGATCTACAACAGCAATCGCCATAGCCTCGCCGCGCTGTTGCGCGGCTGGGGCGTCGAGGTGCATGACTTCGGGGTCATGCCCGACCAGTTATTGGCCAGTCGGCAAGCGTTGCGCCTGGCCGCGGCCGAATGCGATGTGCTGATCACATCGGGCGGTGTTTCGGTGGGTGAAGAGGACCACCTCAAGCAAGCCATCGAAGCCTTGGGCAGCATCGACCTCTGGCGCCTGGCGATCCAGCCGGGCAAGCCCCTGGCCTTTGGCGATGTGGAAGGCAAGCCTTGGCTCGGGCTGCCGGGCAATCCGTCGGCGGCGTTGATTACCGCGCTGATCGTCGTACGGCCGTTCCTGTTTCGGGCCCAGGGCATGGGGAATGTCCTGCCGGTGCCGTTGCAACTGCCGGCGGGGTTCGACTGGCTCAAGCGCAACCGGCGTCGACAGTACTTGCGCGCCAGGTTGGTGGCGGATGCCAACGGTCACCTGTGCGTGACGCTGCACCCGCAGCAAAGTTCGGCGATGCTGACGGCCGCGTGCTGGGCCGATGGGCTGGCGGTGGTGGAGTGCGAGGCGCAGTTGCACAAGCACGACAAGGTGCTGTACCTGCCATTCACTGACCTGATGCATTGA
- a CDS encoding U32 family peptidase codes for MKLSLGPVLFYWDKAQLGNFYAEMSALPLDVIYLGETVCSKRRAFSLDQWLGLGRELQTCSQAQIVLSSLTLIEAASELSSLRRLCDNGQLLVEANDMGAVQLLAERKLPFVGGPALNLYNGHALGQLLDSGMIRWVPPVECSAALIGDVLEQVLEMDREVPEVEIFSYGHLPLAYSARCFTARAENRPKDDCQFCCINYPDGLALSSQEGQQLFTLNGIQTMSGEVTNLLADYHALLACGADLLRLSPRAQGMAEVVAAFDKVRQGEAPPLFVEGCNGYWHGHAGMLKVEEAGLC; via the coding sequence ATGAAACTCAGCCTGGGACCGGTCCTGTTTTATTGGGACAAAGCGCAACTGGGGAATTTCTATGCCGAGATGTCGGCCTTGCCGCTGGACGTGATTTACCTGGGGGAAACCGTGTGCTCGAAGCGCCGGGCGTTTTCCCTGGATCAATGGCTGGGCCTGGGGCGCGAGCTGCAAACGTGTAGCCAGGCGCAGATCGTGTTGTCGAGCCTGACGCTGATCGAAGCGGCCTCGGAGCTTTCTTCGCTACGACGCCTGTGTGACAACGGCCAATTGTTGGTGGAGGCGAACGACATGGGTGCGGTGCAGCTCCTGGCCGAACGCAAGCTGCCCTTTGTCGGCGGCCCGGCGCTGAACCTGTACAACGGCCATGCCCTGGGGCAATTGCTCGACAGCGGCATGATCCGCTGGGTGCCACCCGTGGAGTGCTCGGCGGCGCTGATCGGCGACGTGCTGGAGCAGGTGCTGGAGATGGACCGCGAGGTGCCTGAAGTGGAGATTTTTTCCTATGGTCATCTGCCCTTGGCGTACTCGGCGCGCTGCTTTACCGCCCGGGCCGAAAACCGACCCAAGGACGACTGTCAGTTCTGTTGCATCAACTACCCCGACGGCCTGGCGTTGAGCAGTCAGGAAGGCCAACAGTTGTTCACCCTCAACGGCATCCAGACGATGTCCGGCGAGGTGACCAACCTGCTGGCCGATTACCACGCGCTGCTGGCCTGCGGTGCCGACCTGCTGCGGCTGAGCCCGCGCGCCCAGGGCATGGCCGAGGTGGTCGCGGCCTTCGACAAGGTTCGCCAGGGCGAGGCACCGCCGCTGTTCGTCGAAGGGTGCAACGGTTACTGGCACGGCCATGCCGGCATGTTGAAGGTAGAGGAGGCAGGCCTGTGTTGA
- the ubiU gene encoding ubiquinone anaerobic biosynthesis protein UbiU, giving the protein MQLVCPAGNLPALKAAVRQGADAVYVGFRDDTNARHFAGLNMDDKQFDAAVAHIRQHQRKLYVAVNTYPQPKGWERWQRAVDRAADFGVDALIAADPGVLGYASQRHPKLALHLSVQGSATHAAALAFYAQRYDIRRAVLPRVLSLAQVRQVAAGSPVPIEVFGFGSLCIMAEGRCHLSSYITGESPNLCGVCSPAKAVRWSEDAQGLSARLSEVLIDRYTPEEPAGYPTLCKGRFLVGGKRFHALEEPTSLDTLDLLPELTAIGVEAVKIEGRQRSPAYVEQVTRVWRAALDAHQAAPQRFRVREEWRQVLAGLSEGSQTTLGAYHRSWQ; this is encoded by the coding sequence ATGCAACTGGTTTGCCCGGCAGGGAATCTGCCTGCCCTCAAAGCGGCGGTGCGCCAAGGCGCCGATGCCGTCTATGTCGGCTTTCGCGATGACACCAATGCCCGGCACTTCGCCGGGCTGAATATGGACGACAAACAGTTCGACGCCGCAGTCGCGCATATCCGTCAGCACCAACGCAAACTGTACGTGGCGGTCAATACTTACCCGCAACCCAAGGGCTGGGAGCGCTGGCAACGGGCCGTGGACCGTGCCGCCGATTTCGGCGTGGACGCCCTGATCGCCGCCGACCCCGGCGTGCTCGGCTACGCCAGCCAGCGCCATCCGAAACTGGCGCTGCACCTGTCGGTACAAGGCTCGGCGACCCACGCCGCGGCCCTGGCTTTTTACGCCCAGCGCTATGACATCCGTCGCGCGGTGCTGCCGCGGGTACTGTCCCTGGCCCAGGTGCGGCAGGTGGCGGCGGGCAGCCCGGTGCCTATCGAAGTCTTCGGTTTCGGCAGCCTGTGCATCATGGCCGAGGGCCGTTGCCACTTGTCTTCCTACATCACCGGCGAATCGCCGAACTTGTGCGGCGTCTGCTCGCCCGCCAAGGCGGTGCGCTGGAGCGAGGACGCCCAAGGCCTCAGCGCACGCTTGAGCGAGGTGCTGATCGACCGCTACACCCCCGAAGAACCGGCCGGTTACCCGACCCTGTGCAAGGGCCGCTTCCTGGTGGGTGGCAAACGCTTCCATGCGCTGGAAGAACCCACCAGCCTCGACACCCTCGACCTGCTGCCGGAACTGACCGCCATCGGCGTTGAAGCGGTGAAAATCGAAGGCCGTCAACGCAGCCCGGCCTACGTTGAACAGGTGACCCGGGTCTGGCGCGCCGCGCTGGATGCCCACCAGGCCGCGCCGCAGCGGTTCCGGGTGCGGGAAGAATGGCGCCAGGTGCTGGCTGGTCTGTCCGAAGGCAGCCAGACCACCCTGGGCGCCTACCATCGATCATGGCAATGA
- a CDS encoding HAMP domain-containing protein yields the protein MMGWLRSSLPARAGLAVILIAILALASSLSAGLIAWFSQGDAAAINTAGSVRMETYHLSWKLAAGANDDIPAIIDSLQQRLDSPALRAVLEDGPETSLHKSYRDLIQRWNQTLRPAIERGDSAFFQSSAPSFVEQLDQFVTLLQRQSEHKQGWQQTIQGMALFSTMIILLIGLYELQYGVVTPLQELVDATQRFRRGEFQVRVNHQSEDELGQLATSFNTMAETIEQSHRTLENQVQQKTLNLQQANAALELLYQSSRSLATRQANAEGLDELIRRFQQRLPGLRLTLCLQGQLQAPARHLLALHGAASRQVCASSDCASCHRHNAARPQAFSISNQGTELGELKAHFVDGHAAQPWETALIQALANLIGTSLSLKRQREQDHRLLLLDERTIIARELHDSLAQALSYMKLQVSRMQTLMRRGEPVQTLETVTGELREGLNNAYRQLRELLTTFRLQIHDDGLVEELKDTAEEFSNRGDFQVHLFVDTLAFELSASEQIHILQITREALSNCLRHAHAENAWLELRQEGETVRLSIEDDGRGFSGEVDQREHHGLNIMNERARSLHGQLQIHSRTPQGTRIQVHFQPEFLGQPTEGIAT from the coding sequence ATGATGGGTTGGCTGCGCAGTTCCCTGCCCGCTCGCGCCGGGCTGGCGGTGATCCTGATCGCCATCCTGGCCCTGGCCAGTTCCTTGAGCGCCGGGTTGATCGCCTGGTTCAGCCAGGGCGACGCCGCCGCCATCAACACCGCCGGCTCCGTGCGCATGGAGACCTACCACCTGAGCTGGAAACTGGCGGCAGGGGCCAACGACGACATCCCGGCGATCATCGACAGCCTGCAACAACGCCTCGACAGCCCGGCCCTGCGCGCCGTGCTGGAAGATGGGCCGGAAACCTCCCTGCACAAGAGCTATCGCGACCTCATCCAGCGCTGGAACCAGACCTTGCGCCCGGCCATCGAGCGCGGCGATTCGGCGTTTTTCCAAAGCAGCGCCCCGTCTTTCGTTGAGCAACTGGACCAGTTCGTCACCCTGCTGCAACGCCAGAGCGAACACAAACAAGGCTGGCAACAGACGATCCAGGGCATGGCGCTGTTCAGCACCATGATCATCCTGCTGATCGGCCTGTATGAATTGCAGTACGGCGTGGTCACGCCCTTGCAGGAACTGGTGGACGCCACCCAGCGCTTTCGCCGTGGCGAATTCCAGGTGCGGGTCAACCATCAGTCCGAGGATGAACTGGGGCAGTTGGCGACCAGTTTCAACACCATGGCCGAGACCATCGAGCAATCCCACCGCACCCTGGAAAACCAGGTCCAGCAAAAGACCCTGAACCTGCAACAGGCCAACGCTGCCCTCGAACTGCTGTACCAGAGCAGTCGCAGCCTGGCGACGCGACAGGCCAATGCCGAAGGCCTGGATGAGCTGATCCGCCGATTCCAGCAGCGCTTGCCGGGGTTGCGCCTGACGCTGTGCCTGCAAGGGCAATTGCAGGCCCCGGCCAGGCACCTGCTGGCCCTGCATGGCGCCGCCAGCCGCCAGGTCTGCGCCAGCAGCGATTGCGCCAGTTGCCACCGGCATAACGCCGCCCGCCCGCAGGCCTTCAGCATCAGCAACCAGGGCACCGAACTGGGTGAGCTCAAGGCGCATTTCGTCGATGGCCACGCGGCGCAACCCTGGGAAACCGCATTGATCCAGGCCCTGGCCAACCTGATCGGCACGTCGCTGTCCCTCAAGCGCCAGCGCGAACAGGACCATCGCCTGCTGCTGCTCGACGAACGCACGATCATTGCCCGCGAGCTGCACGACTCCCTGGCCCAGGCCTTGTCGTACATGAAGCTGCAAGTCAGCCGCATGCAGACCCTGATGCGCCGGGGCGAACCGGTGCAAACCCTGGAGACCGTCACCGGCGAGCTGCGCGAGGGGCTGAACAATGCTTATCGGCAACTGCGTGAGCTGCTCACCACCTTCCGCCTGCAAATCCACGACGACGGCCTGGTCGAGGAACTCAAGGACACCGCCGAAGAGTTCTCCAACCGCGGGGACTTCCAGGTGCACCTGTTCGTCGACACCCTGGCCTTCGAGCTGTCGGCCAGCGAGCAGATCCACATCCTGCAGATCACCCGCGAAGCCCTGTCCAACTGCCTGCGCCACGCCCATGCCGAGAACGCCTGGCTCGAATTGCGCCAGGAAGGCGAGACCGTACGCCTGTCGATCGAAGACGATGGCCGGGGCTTCAGTGGCGAGGTCGACCAGCGCGAACACCATGGCCTGAACATCATGAACGAGCGGGCCCGCAGCCTGCACGGCCAACTGCAGATTCACTCCCGTACACCCCAGGGCACCCGTATCCAGGTGCATTTCCAACCGGAATTCCTGGGCCAACCCACCGAAGGCATCGCAACATGA
- the ubiT gene encoding ubiquinone anaerobic biosynthesis accessory factor UbiT produces the protein MLSPKKWVLKGADRLLPLVGKVPFVVQRLALQQALNRCLAEPLRDGGFDVLRGRWLCLRVPDLKLCWYLTLARDGLRIAERAEAQVTISGNWREFLLLASRQEDPDTLFFRRRLVIEGDTELGLALKNLIDSLDPDVLPPWLWRNLERAGKGLAAV, from the coding sequence GTGTTGAGTCCGAAGAAGTGGGTGCTCAAGGGTGCTGACCGCTTGCTGCCCCTGGTGGGCAAAGTGCCGTTCGTGGTGCAGCGCCTGGCGTTGCAGCAGGCGCTCAATCGCTGCCTGGCCGAGCCGCTGCGCGATGGCGGGTTCGATGTGCTGCGTGGGCGCTGGTTGTGCCTGCGGGTGCCCGACTTGAAATTGTGTTGGTACCTGACTCTGGCGCGGGATGGATTGCGCATCGCCGAGCGCGCCGAGGCCCAGGTCACCATCAGTGGCAACTGGCGTGAGTTTCTGTTGCTGGCCAGCCGTCAGGAGGACCCCGATACGTTGTTCTTCCGGCGGCGGTTGGTGATCGAGGGCGACACCGAACTGGGGCTGGCTTTGAAGAACCTGATCGACAGCCTCGACCCGGACGTATTGCCGCCGTGGTTATGGCGCAATCTGGAACGGGCGGGCAAGGGGTTGGCAGCAGTGTGA